One genomic region from Gossypium hirsutum isolate 1008001.06 chromosome D13, Gossypium_hirsutum_v2.1, whole genome shotgun sequence encodes:
- the LOC107935544 gene encoding dynamin-related protein 4C isoform X1, with product MGSYDEADSGSIGVINDYEDSQPATPPMEEPKVVGAAAAQAPIISSYNDKIRPLLDVIDRLRLLMVMKEGIQLPTIVVVGDQSSGKSSVLESLAGVNLPRSQGICTRVPLIIRLQNHARQGLELYLEYNGKTVPVEEPQIATAINIATDEVAGPGKSISDIPLTLVVRKDGVPDLTMVDLPGITRVPVHGQPDNIYEQIRDIIMQYITPKESIILNVLSATVDFSTCESIRMSQQVDKNGERTLAVVTKVDRAPEGLVDKVTADDVNIGLGYVCVRNRIGDESYEEARKEEARLFETNAHLSRIDKSIVGVHVLAQKLVRIQANAIAKCLPEIVKNISAKLDANVSELEKMPKALTSIADATQAMMRIIQAAKESLKKLLWRGEFDEYPEDNTKHGTARFVEMLNRFSDELHNCEESNLSKDFLTEEIKGLEDARGIELPNFLPCEAVLRILRRKVERISYLPIKLSEKYWDYIDDVVMSVLTRHSEMYYHLKVSAKGAAHNLVQKLREQSINRVKEIVEMEKLTGYTCNPDYMMEWNKLMKQQDHFINQISGTNMRPLPCSVDLQGLGEIQIEHLRKHSDVSILQQAFDLKMRMVAYWKVFKVRLVDSMALHLRYHVHNLVHNDIDEIVKELMGPDGHGIKMMLVESPAIVAKREKLKNSIKVLKESKDSVAKIMDRIVAYDACLV from the coding sequence ATGGGTAGCTATGATGAAGCTGATTCAGGGAGCATTGGTGTCATCAATGATTATGAAGATTCTCAACCAGCAACTCCTCCTATGGAAGAACCTAAGGTGGTGGGAGCAGCAGCAGCCCAAGCCCCAATTATTTCATCATACAATGACAAAATCCGACCTTTGCTTGATGTCATCGACAGGCTCAGGCTGCTCATGGTGATGAAAGAAGGCATACAGCTCCCCACAATTGTTGTGGTTGGAGACCAGTCATCAGGCAAGTCTAGTGTTCTTGAATCCTTGGCTGGTGTTAACCTTCCTCGTAGCCAGGGCATTTGCACCAGGGTACCTCTTATAATCAGGTTGCAGAACCATGCAAGGCAAGGGCTAGAGCTCTACTTGGAGTACAATGGCAAAACGGTCCCAGTGGAGGAACCCCAGATTGCAACAGCCATAAACATTGCAACTGATGAGGTTGCAGGCCCGGGTAAGAGCATATCTGACATCCCTTTGACTTTGGTGGTGAGAAAAGATGGGGTTCCTGATCTTACCATGGTTGATCTTCCTGGAATTACCAGAGTTCCTGTCCATGGTCAGCCCGACAACATATATGAGCAGATCCGGGACATCATCATGCAGTACATAACACCAAAGGAAAGCATTATCCTTAATGTTCTGTCGGCTACGGTTGATTTTTCAACTTGTGAATCCATTAGGATGTCGCAACAAGTGGACAAGAATGGTGAGAGAACTCTTGCCGTGGTTACTAAAGTAGATAGGGCCCCCGAAGGGCTTGTTGACAAGGTTACTGCAGATGATGTGAATATAGGACTTGGTTATGTTTGTGTTCGGAATCGGATTGGTGATGAATCCTATGAAGAAGCAAGGAAGGAAGAGGCTAGATTGTTCGAAACTAATGCACATTTGTCACGTATTGATAAATCAATTGTGGGTGTTCATGTTTTGGCTCAAAAGCTTGTCCGAATTCAAGCTAATGCAATTGCAAAGTGCTTGCCAGAGATTGTTAAAAACATTAGTGCAAAGCTGGATGCAAATGTTTCAGAGCTAGAGAAAATGCCAAAGGCCTTAACTTCTATTGCTGATGCCACTCAAGCTATGATGAGGATCATTCAAGCAGCTAAAGAATCCCTGAAGAAACTTCTTTGGAGGGGGGAATTTGATGAATACCCCGAGGACAACACGAAGCACGGGACTGCTCGGTTTGTTGAAATGCTGAACCGGTTCTCCGATGAGCTTCACAACTGCGAGGAAAGTAATCTATCAAAAGACTTTTTAACAGAAGAGATCAAGGGTTTGGAAGATGCTAGGGGGATCGAACTACCGAACTTCCTTCCCTGTGAAGCAGTCCTTCGTATCTTACGGAGAAAAGTCGAGAGGATATCGTATCTCCCTATCAAACTCAGCGAAAAGTATTGGGATTACATAGACGATGTGGTGATGTCTGTTTTGACGCGCCACTCGGAAATGTATTATCACCTCAAGGTATCCGCGAAAGGAGCTGCTCACAACCTTGTTCAAAAGCTGAGGGAGCAATCAATCAATAGGGTGAAAGAGATTGTAGAAATGGAGAAGCTAACAGGCTATACATGTAACCCTGATTACATGATGGAGTGGAATAAGCTCATGAAGCAACAAGACCATTTCATAAACCAAATATCTGGAACAAACATGCGGCCGCTGCCTTGCAGTGTGGATCTCCAAGGTTTAGGGGAAATCCAAATCGAACATCTTAGAAAACACTCGGATGTTTCGATCCTGCAACAAGCTTTCGACCTGAAGATGAGAATGGTTGCTTATTGGAAGGTATTTAAGGTGAGATTGGTTGATTCCATGGCATTGCATTTACGATACCATGTTCATAATCTTGTACACAATGACATTGATGAGATTGTGAAGGAGCTGATGGGACCAGATGGACATGGGATAAAGATGATGCTGGTGGAATCTCCTGCCATTGTTGCAAAGCGTGAGAAGCTTAAAAACAGCATCAAGGTGTTAAAGGAGTCCAAAGATAGTGTGGCCAAGATCATGGATAGGATTGTTGCTTATGATGCTTGCTTGGTttaa
- the LOC107935485 gene encoding high mobility group B protein 3 isoform X1, translated as MANHPRARKRVHATIPRRSPNGSAFQKCDICGDMVAIALADMHECGPKKKELKKFKGISGTQNAVKPMVRLQPRSAFNIFWESFMEANKNGNLVDVDRKVFETWKNMSEEERKPYVTQAGKLNSAYMKDMTEADKNIVKVDDEADSAMVGKFDQFYEDYGYYETSDDDSEPYHSGGFESLNTTERRETAIEGGT; from the exons ATGGCGAATCACCCAAGGGCTCGCAAAAGAGTCCATGCTACAATCCCCCGCCGTTCACCCAATGGCAGTGCCTTCCAGAAGTG TGATATTTGTGGTGACATGGTGGCGATTGCTTTGGCTGATATGCACGAATGTGGGCCTAAAAAGAAAGAGTTGAAGAAGTTTAAGGGCATTTCTGGAACTCAAAATGCTGTCAAACCAATGGTTCGTTTGCAACCCAGATCGGCTTTTAATATTTTCTG GGAAAGCTTTATGGAAGCCAACAAGAATGGAAATTTGGTTGATGTTGATCGGAAGGTGTTCGAAACTTGGAAAAACATGAGCGAGGAG GAGAGGAAACCATATGTTACTCAAGCTGGAAAGTTGAACTCAGCCTACATGAAGGATATGACTGAAGCGGATAAAAATATTGTAAAG GTGGATGATGAGGCTGATTCAGCAATGGTTGGGAAATTTGATCAG TTCTATGAAGATTATGGGTACTATGAAACATCTGATGATGATAGTGAACCATACCACTCTGGAGGATTCGAGAGCTTAAACACAACTGAACG CAGGGAAACTGCTATCGAGGGCGGAACTTGA
- the LOC107935544 gene encoding dynamin-related protein 4C isoform X2, with amino-acid sequence MGSYDEADSGSIGVINDYEDSQPATPPMEEPKVVGAAAAQAPIISSYNDKIRPLLDVIDRLRLLMVMKEGIQLPTIVVVGDQSSGKSSVLESLAGVNLPRSQGICTRVPLIIRLQNHARQGLELYLEYNGKTVPVEEPQIATAINIATDEVAGPGKSISDIPLTLVVRKDGVPDLTMVDLPGITRVPVHGQPDNIYEQIRDIIMQYITPKESIILNVLSATVDFSTCESIRMSQQVDKNGERTLAVVTKVDRAPEGLVDKVTADDVNIGLGYVCVRNRIGDESYEEARKEEARLFETNAHLSRIDKSIVGVHVLAQKLVRIQANAIAKCLPEIVKNISAKLDANVSELEKMPKALTSIADATQAMMRIIQAAKESLKKLLWRGEFDEYPEDNTKHGTARFVEMLNRFSDELHNCEESNLSKDFLTEEIKGLEDARGIELPNFLPCEAVLRILRRKVERISYLPIKLSEKYWDYIDDVVMSVLTRHSEMYYHLKVSAKGAAHNLVQKLREQSINRVKEIVEMEKLTGYTCNPDYMMEWNKLMKQQDHFINQISGTNMRPLPCSVDLQGLGEIQIEHLRKHSDVSILQQAFDLKMRMVAYWKVFKELMGPDGHGIKMMLVESPAIVAKREKLKNSIKVLKESKDSVAKIMDRIVAYDACLV; translated from the exons ATGGGTAGCTATGATGAAGCTGATTCAGGGAGCATTGGTGTCATCAATGATTATGAAGATTCTCAACCAGCAACTCCTCCTATGGAAGAACCTAAGGTGGTGGGAGCAGCAGCAGCCCAAGCCCCAATTATTTCATCATACAATGACAAAATCCGACCTTTGCTTGATGTCATCGACAGGCTCAGGCTGCTCATGGTGATGAAAGAAGGCATACAGCTCCCCACAATTGTTGTGGTTGGAGACCAGTCATCAGGCAAGTCTAGTGTTCTTGAATCCTTGGCTGGTGTTAACCTTCCTCGTAGCCAGGGCATTTGCACCAGGGTACCTCTTATAATCAGGTTGCAGAACCATGCAAGGCAAGGGCTAGAGCTCTACTTGGAGTACAATGGCAAAACGGTCCCAGTGGAGGAACCCCAGATTGCAACAGCCATAAACATTGCAACTGATGAGGTTGCAGGCCCGGGTAAGAGCATATCTGACATCCCTTTGACTTTGGTGGTGAGAAAAGATGGGGTTCCTGATCTTACCATGGTTGATCTTCCTGGAATTACCAGAGTTCCTGTCCATGGTCAGCCCGACAACATATATGAGCAGATCCGGGACATCATCATGCAGTACATAACACCAAAGGAAAGCATTATCCTTAATGTTCTGTCGGCTACGGTTGATTTTTCAACTTGTGAATCCATTAGGATGTCGCAACAAGTGGACAAGAATGGTGAGAGAACTCTTGCCGTGGTTACTAAAGTAGATAGGGCCCCCGAAGGGCTTGTTGACAAGGTTACTGCAGATGATGTGAATATAGGACTTGGTTATGTTTGTGTTCGGAATCGGATTGGTGATGAATCCTATGAAGAAGCAAGGAAGGAAGAGGCTAGATTGTTCGAAACTAATGCACATTTGTCACGTATTGATAAATCAATTGTGGGTGTTCATGTTTTGGCTCAAAAGCTTGTCCGAATTCAAGCTAATGCAATTGCAAAGTGCTTGCCAGAGATTGTTAAAAACATTAGTGCAAAGCTGGATGCAAATGTTTCAGAGCTAGAGAAAATGCCAAAGGCCTTAACTTCTATTGCTGATGCCACTCAAGCTATGATGAGGATCATTCAAGCAGCTAAAGAATCCCTGAAGAAACTTCTTTGGAGGGGGGAATTTGATGAATACCCCGAGGACAACACGAAGCACGGGACTGCTCGGTTTGTTGAAATGCTGAACCGGTTCTCCGATGAGCTTCACAACTGCGAGGAAAGTAATCTATCAAAAGACTTTTTAACAGAAGAGATCAAGGGTTTGGAAGATGCTAGGGGGATCGAACTACCGAACTTCCTTCCCTGTGAAGCAGTCCTTCGTATCTTACGGAGAAAAGTCGAGAGGATATCGTATCTCCCTATCAAACTCAGCGAAAAGTATTGGGATTACATAGACGATGTGGTGATGTCTGTTTTGACGCGCCACTCGGAAATGTATTATCACCTCAAGGTATCCGCGAAAGGAGCTGCTCACAACCTTGTTCAAAAGCTGAGGGAGCAATCAATCAATAGGGTGAAAGAGATTGTAGAAATGGAGAAGCTAACAGGCTATACATGTAACCCTGATTACATGATGGAGTGGAATAAGCTCATGAAGCAACAAGACCATTTCATAAACCAAATATCTGGAACAAACATGCGGCCGCTGCCTTGCAGTGTGGATCTCCAAGGTTTAGGGGAAATCCAAATCGAACATCTTAGAAAACACTCGGATGTTTCGATCCTGCAACAAGCTTTCGACCTGAAGATGAGAATGGTTGCTTATTGGAAGGTATTTAAG GAGCTGATGGGACCAGATGGACATGGGATAAAGATGATGCTGGTGGAATCTCCTGCCATTGTTGCAAAGCGTGAGAAGCTTAAAAACAGCATCAAGGTGTTAAAGGAGTCCAAAGATAGTGTGGCCAAGATCATGGATAGGATTGTTGCTTATGATGCTTGCTTGGTttaa
- the LOC121225503 gene encoding dynamin-related protein 4C codes for MGSYDEADSGTIGVINDYEDSQPATPSMEEPKVVGAAAVQAPIISSYNDKIRPLLDVIDRLRLLMVMKEGIQLPTIVVVGDQSSGKSSVLESLAGVNLPRSQGICTRVPLIIRLQNHASPRPELYLEYNGKTVPVEEPQIATAINIATDEVAGPGKSISDIPLTLVVRKDGVPDLTMVDLPGITRVPVHGQPDNIYEQIRDIIMQYITPKESIILNVLSATVDFSTCESIRMSQQVDKNGERTLAVVTKVDRAPEGLVDKVTADDVNIGLGYVCVRNRIGDESYEEARKEEARLFETNAHLSRIDKSIVGVHVLAQNLVRIQANAIAKCLPEIVKNISAKLDANVSELEKMPKALTSIADATQAMMRIIQAAKESLKKLLWRGEFDEYPEDNTKHGTARFVEMLNRFSDELHNCEESNLSKDFLTEEIKGLEDARGIELPNFLPCEAFLRILRRKVERISYLPIKLSEKYWDYIDDVVMSVLTRHSEMYYHLKVSAKGAAHDLVQKLREQSINRVKEIVEMEKLTGYTCNPDYMMEWNKLMKQQDHFINQISGTNMWPLPCSVDLQGLGEIQIEHLRKHSDVSILQQAFDLKMRMVAYWKVFKELMGPDGHGIKMMLVESPAIVAKREKLKNSIKVLKESKDSVAKIMDGIVAYDACLV; via the exons ATGGGAAGCTATGATGAAGCTGATTCAGGGACCATTGGTGTCATCAATGATTATGAAGATTCTCAACCAGCAACTCCTTCTATGGAAGAACCTAAGGTGGTGGGAGCAGCAGCAGTTCAAGCCCCAATTATTTCATCATACAATGACAAAATCCGACCTTTGCTTGACGTCATCGACAGGCTCAGGCTGCTCATGGTGATGAAAGAAGGCATACAGCTCCCCACAATTGTTGTGGTTGGAGACCAGTCATCAGGCAAGTCTAGTGTTCTTGAATCCTTGGCTGGTGTTAACCTTCCTCGTAGCCAGGGCATTTGCACCAGGGTACCTCTCATAATCAGGTTGCAGAACCATGCAAGTCCAAGGCCAGAGCTCTACTTGGAGTACAATGGCAAAACGGTCCCAGTGGAGGAACCCCAGATTGCAACAGCCATAAACATTGCAACGGATGAGGTTGCAGGCCCGGGTAAGAGCATATCTGACATCCCTTTGACTTTGGTGGTGAGAAAAGATGGGGTTCCTGATCTTACCATGGTTGATCTTCCTGGAATTACCAGAGTTCCTGTCCATGGTCAGCCCGACAACATATATGAGCAGATCCGGGACATCATCATGCAGTACATAACACCAAAGGAAAGCATTATCCTTAATGTTCTGTCGGCTACGGTTGATTTTTCAACTTGTGAATCCATTAGGATGTCGCAACAAGTGGACAAGAATGGTGAGAGAACTCTTGCCGTGGTTACTAAAGTAGATAGGGCCCCCGAAGGGCTTGTTGACAAGGTTACTGCAGATGATGTGAATATAGGACTTGGTTATGTTTGTGTTCGGAATCGGATTGGTGATGAATCCTATGAAGAAGCAAGGAAGGAAGAGGCTAGATTGTTCGAAACTAATGCACATTTGTCACGTATTGATAAATCAATTGTGGGGGTTCATGTTTTGGCTCAAAATCTTGTCCGAATTCAAGCTAATGCGATTGCAAAGTGCTTGCCAGAGATTGTTAAAAACATTAGTGCAAAGCTGGATGCAAATGTTTCAGAGCTAGAGAAAATGCCAAAGGCCTTAACTTCTATTGCTGATGCCACTCAAGCTATGATGAGGATCATTCAAGCAGCTAAAGAATCCCTGAAGAAACTTCTTTGGAGGGGGGAATTTGATGAATACCCCGAGGACAACACGAAGCACGGGACTGCTCGGTTTGTTGAAATGCTGAACCGGTTCTCCGATGAGCTTCACAACTGCGAGGAAAGTAATCTATCAAAAGACTTTTTAACAGAAGAGATCAAGGGTTTGGAAGATGCTAGGGGGATCGAACTACCGAACTTCCTTCCCTGTGAAGCATTCCTTCGTATCTTACGGAGAAAAGTCGAGAGGATATCGTATCTCCCTATCAAACTCAGCGAAAAGTATTGGGATTACATAGACGATGTGGTGATGTCTGTTTTGACGCGCCACTCGGAAATGTATTATCACCTCAAGGTATCCGCGAAAGGAGCTGCTCACGACCTTGTTCAAAAGCTGAGGGAGCAATCAATCAATAGGGTGAAAGAGATTGTAGAAATGGAGAAGCTAACAGGCTATACATGTAACCCTGATTACATGATGGAGTGGAATAAGCTCATGAAGCAACAAGACCATTTCATAAACCAAATATCTGGAACAAACATGTGGCCGCTGCCTTGCAGTGTGGATCTCCAAGGTTTAGGGGAAATCCAAATCGAACATCTTAGAAAACACTCGGATGTTTCGATCCTGCAACAAGCTTTCGACCTGAAGATGAGAATGGTTGCTTATTGGAAGGTATTTAAG GAGCTGATGGGACCAGATGGACATGGGATAAAGATGATGCTGGTGGAATCTCCTGCCATTGTTGCAAAGCGTGAGAAGCTTAAAAACAGCATCAAGGTGTTAAAGGAGTCCAAAGATAGTGTGGCCAAGATCATGGATGGGATTGTTGCTTATGATGCTTGCTTGGTttaa
- the LOC107935485 gene encoding high mobility group B protein 3 isoform X2 codes for MANHPRARKRVHATIPRRSPNGSAFQKCDICGDMVAIALADMHECGPKKKELKKFKGISGTQNAVKPMVRLQPRSAFNIFWESFMEANKNGNLVDVDRKVFETWKNMSEEERKPYVTQAGKLNSAYMKDMTEADKNIVKVDDEADSAMVGKFDQFYEDYGYYETSDDDSEPYHSGGFESLNTTERETAIEGGT; via the exons ATGGCGAATCACCCAAGGGCTCGCAAAAGAGTCCATGCTACAATCCCCCGCCGTTCACCCAATGGCAGTGCCTTCCAGAAGTG TGATATTTGTGGTGACATGGTGGCGATTGCTTTGGCTGATATGCACGAATGTGGGCCTAAAAAGAAAGAGTTGAAGAAGTTTAAGGGCATTTCTGGAACTCAAAATGCTGTCAAACCAATGGTTCGTTTGCAACCCAGATCGGCTTTTAATATTTTCTG GGAAAGCTTTATGGAAGCCAACAAGAATGGAAATTTGGTTGATGTTGATCGGAAGGTGTTCGAAACTTGGAAAAACATGAGCGAGGAG GAGAGGAAACCATATGTTACTCAAGCTGGAAAGTTGAACTCAGCCTACATGAAGGATATGACTGAAGCGGATAAAAATATTGTAAAG GTGGATGATGAGGCTGATTCAGCAATGGTTGGGAAATTTGATCAG TTCTATGAAGATTATGGGTACTATGAAACATCTGATGATGATAGTGAACCATACCACTCTGGAGGATTCGAGAGCTTAAACACAACTGAACG GGAAACTGCTATCGAGGGCGGAACTTGA